One Dermatophagoides farinae isolate YC_2012a chromosome 1, ASM2471394v1, whole genome shotgun sequence genomic region harbors:
- the LOC124492965 gene encoding uncharacterized protein LOC124492965, translating to MMNVKNVAKTLLFLWSITMSIVECNVWPKKIEIVNSNGEILNDRIIGPYDQGTDLTLICLADNDPFIHTSVIWYDENNTKIDSTFCTESNGLWIRNELILKNLTYEHLNAMYICRGWNSHDDIRKHQKYIPTYIQLNVNLRPRQIRIVLTRESMYPTSKMYDNDSLILIADHLVEFECIATGFHPSIEIHWLLRSKNSQLIDIDLHTNTPIIQFIPRIEYDGNLLICSAMNLKMVNNSESIVIQPIRVYYKPRLTIMPIGDDLLEEGSDLRLQCRIEANPDVFYEGIIWIQDGQVVWKTLSNDNDYNHNNGIVEATKIFRKLTRAQNGSIYQCMAANEIGQNISEPFMLSIVENRRNQSFIKFVDNNYKNELFHGTSSSWPILHKNNSNSHWIRLDNHILAVSLAISILTLIIIIIIIFVIFSFRYCCHSKQIDTTNENNACTVVYESSI from the exons atgatgaatgtgaaaaatgtGGCCAAaactttgttgtttttatggTCCATTACCATGTCGATTGTTGAATGTAATGTATGGccgaaaaaaatcgaaattgtCAATTCGAATGGCGAAATACTTAATGACAGAATAATTGGTCCCTATGATCAGGGTACTGATTTAACATTGATTTGTCTAGCTGATAATGATCCTTTTATCCATACATCGGTAATTTggtatgatgaaaataacacgaaaattgattcaacgTTTTGCACCGAATCTAATGGCCTATGGATAAGAAATGAActaatattaaaaaatttgactTATGAACATTTGAATGCAATGTATATTTGTCGTGGCTGGAATAGTCATGATGATATTCGAAAACATCAAAAGTACATACCTACTTATATTCAACTTAATGTGAATTTACGTCCCAGACAGATCCGAATCGTACTCACAAGAGAATCTATGTATCCAACATCTAAAAtgtatgataatgattcattgatattgataGCAGATCATCTGGTCGAATTCGAATGTATAGCAACGGGTTTTCATCCATCGATTGAAATCCATTGGTTATTACGatcaaaaaattctcaattaATCGATATTGATTTACATACAAATACTCCAATTATACAATTCATACCACGTATCGAATATGATGGGAATCTGTTGATTTGCTCtgcaatgaatttgaaaatggtaaATAATTCCGAATCAATAGTTATACAACCAATTCGAGTTTATT ataAACCCCGTCTGACAATAATGCCAATTGGTGACGATCTTCTAGAAGAAGGTTCAGATTTGAGATTACAATGTCGGATTGAAGCAAATCCTGACGTATTCTACGAGGGCATTATTTGGATACAAGATGGACAAGTTGTATGGAAAACACTatctaatgataatgattataaccataataatggtattgttgaagcaacaaaaattttcagaaaACTTACACGAGCACAAAATGGATCTATTTATCAATGTATGGCTGCCAATGAAATTGGCCAAAATATTTCTGAACCATTTATGTTgtcaattgttgaaaatcgACGCAACCAGAGTTTTATAAAATTTGTCGATAACAATTATAAAAATGAGCTTTTTCATggcacatcatcatcatggcctATTTTGCATAAAAATAACTCAAATTCGCATTGGATTCGATTAGATAATCATATATTGGCTGTGTCATTGGCCATATCGATATTAactttgattatcatcatcatcattattttcgtcattttttcatttcgttattgttgtcattcaaaacaaattgacactaccaatgaaaacaatgctTGCACAGTGGTATACGAAtcttcaatttga
- the LOC124492962 gene encoding retinal dehydrogenase 2: MASEFHLPDIKFTQLFIDGQFCNSSNGQTFESICPYTDRPIARLQQASSEDVDRTVMAARRAFNQWKSVPAPERGKYLYRLADLIEQHHQHIAALDSLENGIPIREMLHTSYASAEIFRFYAGIVDKIKGETIPTACGDDLMTMTIRMPLGVCAIIIPWNSPTLMLAKTAAPALAAGNTVIVKPAEQTSLSALFIAHLSTLIDGFPSGIFNVLTGDGHGVGAPLAEHMDIDKITFTGSTEVGQSIMAASARTNLKRVTLELGGKNPLVVFDDVPDVEQAARLATNAIFVSNGQVCCCGSRTYVQEKIYDQFVEACVRIAGDRIVGNPLDSNTEHGPQVDSQSIDKIMRMIQSGIDQGARLMVGGKPGTVKPLPSNQNACARYFIQPTVFADVNEQMQIGSEEIFGPVQCIMKFKTMDEIIERANRNKFGLGAGVITPNINRALRFAREVRAGTCWVNCFFVVRPQTPFGGFRMSGFGREFGEEAMKEYMETKTISINLRMNDEYLFG; the protein is encoded by the exons ATGGCTTCAGAATTCCATTTGCCTGATATAAAATTCACtcaattatttattgatggACAATTTTGTAATTCCAGCAATGGACAAACATTCGAATCTATTTGTCCATACACTGATCGTCCGATTGCACGCTTACAGCAAGCATCGAGTGAAGATGTTGATCGTACCGTAATGGCAGCAAGACGTGcattcaatcaatggaaATCCGTTCCGGCTCCGGAACGAGGAAAATATCTATATCGATTAGCTGATTTAAttgaacaacatcatcaacatattgCG GCATTAGATTCATTAGAGAATGGTATACCAATACGAGAAATGTTGCATACATCGTATGCATCGGCGGAAATATTTCGTTTCTATGCTGGTATCGTTGATAAGATCAAAGGTGAAACCATACCGACTGCTTGTGGTGATGATCTTATGACTATGACCATTCGTATGCCATTGGGTGTTTGCGCAATCATTATCCCATGGAATAGTCCTACATTGATGTTAGCAAAAACGGCAGCTCCTGCCTTGGCCGCAGGTAATACGGTCATTGTTAAACCAGCCGaacaaacatcattatcggcATTGTTCATTGCTCATTTATCCACATTGATCGATGGATTTCCATCCGGTATATTTAATGTTCTAACCGGTGATGGCCATGGTGTCGGTGCACCTCTTGCTGAACATATGGACATTGATAAGATAACATTTACCGGATCGACGGAAGTTGGTCAATCTATAATGGCCGCTTCGGCTCGTACCAACCTGAAACGTGTAACTCTAGAATTGGGAGGGAAAAATCCTTTAGTCGTATTCGATGATGTACCAGATGTTGAACAAGCTGCACGATTGGCTACGAATGCTATTTTCGTATCGAATGGACAAGTTTGCTGTTGTGGAAGCCGAACCTATGTACAGGAAAAAATCTATGACCAATTTGTTGAGGCATGTGTTCGAATAGCAGGTGATCGAATCGTAGGTAATCCATTGGACAGCAACACTGAACATGGACCACAAGTTGATTCACAATCGATCGATAAGATAATGCGAATGATCCAAAGTGGTATTGATCAAGGGGCACGATTGATGGTGGGTGGAAAACCAGGAACTGTAAAACCACTGCCTTCAAATCAGAATGCCTGTGCACgttatttcattcaaccGACCGTTTTTGCCGAtgtgaatgaacaaatgcAAATTGGTAGTGAGGAAATATTTGGTCCAGTTCAGTGTattatgaaatttaaaacaatGGACGAAATCATCGAACGAGCTAATCGAAATAAATTCGGTTTAGGTGCAGGTGTAATCACACCTAATATTAATCGAGCTTTACGATTTGCTCGTGAAGTACGAGCCGGTACTTGTTGggtaaattgttttttcgttgttcgCCCGCAAACACCGTTCGGTGGTTTTCGTATGTCTGGATTTGGCCGGGAATTTGGTGAAGAAGCCATGAAAGAATATATGGAAACTAAAAcgatatcaatcaatttaagaatgaatgatgaatatttatttggatga
- the LOC124492976 gene encoding smad nuclear-interacting protein 1, which yields MDHYRRNNDGDRYKSRSKRDRPSSSPDNRKESSLRELKEKARRERHYHHRDRNRGQDNNHRQVRLSDRKLDDKSRNPSRSRSPHYHRRSFESNTRNERERSDSFRMNHRRHDDDEFERKKNNDQTENEEKLPEIRPNFELTGALARDTNTFNGIVIKYNQPPEAKKPTKHWRLYPFKGSEALDHINIHNQSAYLFGRERRVADIPIDHPSCSKQHAVIQFRSISVERLDGTTRKVTRPYIIDLDSANGTYVNFKKLEPSRYVELFEKDVIKFGFSSREYVLLHSQSQADDDHDDDDNNN from the coding sequence ATGGATCATTATCGACGTaacaatgatggtgatcgtTATAAATCAAGATCAAAAAGAGATCGGCCATCATCGTCACCAGATAATCGAAAAGAATCAAGTCTACgagaattgaaagaaaaagctCGCCGCGAAAGACATTATCACCATCGTGATAGAAATCGCGGTCAAGACAATAATCACCGACAAGTTAGGCTTTCAGATCGAAAACTTGATGATAAAAGTCGTAATCCAAGTCGAAGCCGAAGtcctcattatcatcgacgatcatttgaatcgaatACGCGAAATGAACGTGAACGTAGCGAttcatttcgaatgaatcatCGCCgtcacgatgatgacgagtttgaacgaaagaaaaacaatgaccAAACAGAAAATGAGGAAAAACTACCCGAAATTCGGCCCAATTTCGAATTAACAGGTGCACTAGCTCGTGATACAAACACATTCAATGGTATTGTCATAAAATATAATCAACCACCTGAAGCGAAGAAACCGACAAAACATTGGCGCCTTTATCCATTCAAAGGTTCTGAAGCATTAGATCATATCAATATACATAACCAAAGTGCCTATCTATTCGGTCGCGAACGACGTGTAGCTGACATCCCTATTGACCACCCATCATGTTCAAAACAACATGCTGTCATACAATTTCGTTCTATATCTGTGGAACGACTGGATGGTACCACGAGAAAAGTAACTCGACCGTATATAATCGATCTTGATTCAGCCAATGGAACATAtgttaattttaaaaaacttGAACCAAGTCGTTATGTGGAATTATTCGAAAAAGATGTGATTAAATTTGGATTTAGTAGTCGAGAATACGTTTTATTACATTCACAATCACAAGCtgacgatgatcatgatgatgatgataataataattga
- the Dbp21E2 gene encoding putative ATP-dependent RNA helicase Dbp21E2 has product MFNRFLCIERSIFNHRKSLIDHQSFRLNHEDIPIIKIPKYMENNLGNTIYQEHCKVKETREKRRQKMANPLNPNHLNKKIISWTGDKKLFHYYGRRYNTRDVPLISKFFLKETSNGQYMTVHNFDTNPSLMSCDHPKSFDSLGLGQNLTQSIYDTVNSGQSIFPSTIQSAVIPLLLRYRNVVFSAETGSGKTIAYLAPLIQLIQQTKVVNSNRNRKCPFGLIVLPSRELTEQVGDVAKQLCANTDVGVATMIGGLPKHLHQTGIDLVITTIGIIESHLNNGVYSLRNLNHIVFDEADTLLDDSFAYETMDLLGKLNINHGQNHDDDKEQCNIESDESHVLNGTQLICASATMPMALDSTIGSLVDMQDDIDQISTKNLHTLHPNIKHRFFRVNRHKKDIKLFELLFESQAQKSPVIVFANRAKAVDWLFKFINENGFNCVRLTGTMDEEERYQSFQLFQKGEYDILVATDLGSRGLDTSRVKHVINFDCPHYVSDYIHRSGRTGRLGSSFIGHVSTFVSFKPDAYMLMELERALRLGEPITTVNANIKAQISQHRVDKWQKIQRNS; this is encoded by the exons ATGTTTAACCGATTTCTGTGTATAGAACGCTCAATATTTAATCATAGAAAAAGTTTAATTGACCATCAATCTTTTCGTTTGAATCATGAAGATATTCCAATCATTAAAATACCAAAATATATGGAAAATAATTTGGGCAATACAATCTATCAAGAACATTGTAAAGTAAAAGAAACGCGTGAAAAACGACGTCAAAAAATGGCTAATCCATTAAATCCTAATCATTtaaataagaaaattatcAGCTGGACTggtgataaaaaattattccattATTATGGTCGTCGATATAATACCAGAGACGTTCCATTgatatcgaaattttttcttaaagAAACTTCAAATG GACAATACATGACCGTACATAATTTTGATACGAATCCTTCCTTAATGTCATGTGACCATCCgaaatcattcgattctttAGGACTAGGCCAAAACCTCActcaatcaatttatgatACAGTAAATAGCGGCCAATCTATTTTTCCTTCAACAATTCAATCAGCAGTCATACCATTGTTACTTCGTTACAGAAATGTTGTGTTTTCGGCCGAAACTGGAAGTGGCAAAACAATAGCTTATCTTGCCCCATTAATTCAACTTATTCAACAAACTAAAGTTGTAAATTCGAATCGTAATCGCAAATGTCCATTTGGATTAATTGTATTACCATCACGGGAACTAACTGAACAAGTTGGAGATGTTGCTAAACAATTGTGTGCAAATACTGATGTTGGTGTGGCAACAATGATTGGTGGATTACCGAAACATTTACATCAAACGGGTATCGATTTGGTCATCACCACTATTGGCATAATTGAATCACATTTGAATAATGGTGTTTATTCTCTTCGAAATTTGAACCATATCGTTTTTGATGAGGCTGATACATTATTGGATGATTCGTTTGCTTATGAAACAATGGATTTACTTGGAAAGTTAAAt ATCAATCATGGTCaaaaccatgatgatgacaaagaGCAATGCAACATTGAATCAGATGAATCACATGTCCTAAATGGTACTCAATTAATATGTGCTAGTGCAACGATGCCAATGGCATTAGATTCTACTATTGGCTCATTAGTCGACATGCAAGAcgatattgatcaaatatcGACCAAAAATCTCCATACATTACACCCGAATATAAAACATCGTTTCTTTAGGGTTAATCGACATAAAAAAGATATCAAATTGTTCGAGCTATTATTCGAAAGTCAAGCACAAAAATCACCCGTCATTGTGTTTGCCAATCGAGCCAAAGCTGTTGATTGGTTGTTTAAATTTATTAACGAAAATGGATTTAATTGTGTTCGATTAACTGGTACGATGGACGAAGAAGAACGTTATCAATcgtttcaattgtttcaaaaagGCGAATATGATATACTTGTAGCTACCGATCTTGGCTCACGTGGTCTTGATACAAGTCGAGTGAAACAtgtcatcaattttgattgtccCCATTATGTTTCCGATTATATTCATAGATCTGGCCGAACAGGACGTcttggatcatcatttatcggTCATGTTTCTACTTTCGTTTCATTCAAACCGGATGCCTACATGTTAATGGAATTGGAACGAGCATTACGTTTAGGCGAACCAATCACTACGGTCAATGCTAATATCAAAGCACAAATCAGTCAACATCGTGTAGataaatggcaaaaaattcaaagaaatagttaa
- the LOC124492974 gene encoding anaphase-promoting complex subunit 13: MDSELIRNGRLTFLVDSTWREDVSNLPQEDIFVPSIHLPDPEAENGTSNETLKELDLKWTDLALTSIATDSTLN, from the coding sequence atggacAGCGAACTTATCCGTAATGGGCGTCTGACATTTTTGGTCGATTCAACATGGCGTGAAGATGTTTCTAATCTACCACAAGAAGATATATTTGTTCCAAGCATTCATCTACCTGATCCTGAAGCGGAAAATGGTACTTCGAATGAAACATTAAAAGAATTGGATCTTAAATGGACCGATTTGGCTCTCACTTCGATCGCTACGGATTCTACATTAAATTGA
- the LOC124492972 gene encoding uncharacterized protein LOC124492972, producing MNRPINTNTEANQSTSQQQTQNAATDGRNYARVGIRRKMNRNNRTFARFLKEDWNHGPLDDWGWGYAWGYRRAQYHYMERIERCIFGRNRFYGRRTSNVTSSGVGTTSGGGQPKSSTADTSSSPIGTSLSSSLSGGKQPQPSMLPQRQFPQRTMTSAVAKGQMIETQKISIQNESTYYGIKSKDGGVVPKSKH from the coding sequence ATGAACCGACCAATTAATACCAATACTGAagcaaatcaatcaacatctCAGCAGCAAACACAGAATGCAGCTACTGATGGTCGAAATTATGCACGTGTTGGCATCCGTCGAAAGATGAACCGAAACAATAGGACATTTGCTCGGTTTTTAAAAGAAGACTGGAATCATGGACCATTAGATGATTGGGGGTGGGGTTATGCTTGGGGATATCGTCGTGCTCAATATCATTATATGGAACGGATCGAACGTTGTATATTCGGCCGAAATCGATTCTATGGACGACGAACATCAAATGTAACGAGTAGTGGTGTTGGTACTACTTCTGGTGGTGGTCAGCCAAAATCATCCACAGCggatacatcatcatctcctATTGGAACTAGTTTATCATCCAGTTTAAGCGGTGGAAAACAACCACAGCCTTCGATGTTACCACAAAGACAATTTCCACAACGAACAATGACATCAGCTGTTGCTAAAGGTCAAATGATCGAAACGCAAAAGATTTCCATACAGAATGAATCCACTTATTATGGAATAAAAAGCAAAGATGGTGGTGTTGTTCCAAAATCTAAACATTAA
- the LOC124491742 gene encoding glutathione S-transferase 1 — MFIYSFIFGWNKLHPLLATKKMSKPVLYYTAACPPCRTVIAIFRMLNIDLEMKSINLSEKEHLLPEFGQINPFHKVPTFVDVDGFVLDESRAICMYLIQSQHPDSSLYPHDDLKKRSQIDRWIQFDISFYSMIAVPFYSTIFGLPIDQFKLNQAKETLKILNDVMAGFYGRFIIGSEQITLADVALYFTCTMMEVASDYYDFADYPHLKTWYERVCHSLKPYDTDGFFVKAIEALKHYVQQCKATNNDSNNN, encoded by the exons atgtttatttattcttttatttttggttggAACAAATTACATCCACTGTTagccacaaaaaaaatgtcgaaacCGGTATTATACTATACGGCGGCTTGTCCACCATGTCGCACGGTTATTGCCATTTTCCGAATGCTCAATATAGACttggaaatgaaatcgaTTAATCTGTCTGAAAAAGAACATTTATTACCAGAATTTGGCCAGATCAATCCATTCCATAAGGTTCCAACAtttgtcgatgttgatggtttTGTCTTGGATGAATCACGTGCTATCTGTATGTATTTGATACAGAGCCAACATCCTGATTCTTCGTTATATCCACATGACGATCTTAAAAAACGTTCACAAATCGATCGttggattcaatttgataTAAGTTTCTATTCAATGATCGCAGTGCCATTT TATTCCACAATTTTCGGTCTACCAATagatcaattcaaattgaaccaagcaaaagaaacattaaaaattttaaatgatgtAATGGCCGGATTTTATGGTCGATTCATTATTGGTTCCGAACAGATTACTTTGGCTGATGTAGCCTTGTATTTTACATGTACTATGATGGAAGTTGCTTccgattattatgattttgcTGATTATCCACATCTTAAAACCTGGTATGAACGAGTATGCCATTCATTAAAACCATATGATACGGATGGTTTTTTCGTCAAGGCAATCGAAGCATTAAAACATTATGTACAGCAATGTAAAGCAACTAATAAtgatagcaacaacaattga
- the LOC142597730 gene encoding glutathione S-transferase D2-like codes for MSKPTFYFHPFSGPCRTVSTVAKILNVEMEMKKLDLLTQEHLKPEFLKVNPFHKIPTFVDTDGFTIDESRVIAMYLLQSRKPDSFLYPNNDLKKRTQIDRWLHYDISFATIISTPMYCKFRGKPVQDHQVEQGKETLKTLDGVMASFGGKFLTGSDQITLADIAMYFSCNTMEIYSEYFKFDDYPNLKSWYQRVAEALKQYDTEGEIPKAIEMIKQFAQQRMAESAKQ; via the exons atgtctaaaCCAACATTTTACTTTCATCCATTCAGCGGCCCATGCCGAACTGTTTCGACCGTTGCTAAAATTCTCAATGTTGagatggaaatgaaaaaattggatcTTTTAACCCAAGAACATCTTAAACCTGAATTCCTCAAGGTTAATCCTTTCCATAAGATTCCAACTTTTGTCGACACCGATGGTTTCACTATTGATGAATCACGTGTAATTGCCATGTATTTGTTGCAAAGTCGAAAACCAGATTCTTTCTTATATCCGAATAATGATCTGAAAAAACGTACACAAATTGATCGTTGGCTTCATTATGATATTAGCTTCGCAACTATTATCTCGACTCCAATG TATTGTAAATTCAGAGGAAAACCAGTTCAAGATCATCAAGTAGAACAAGGTAAAGAAACGCTCAAAACATTGGATGGTGTAATGGCAAGCTTTGGAGGCAAATTTTTAACTGGTTCCGATCAAATAACATTAGCCGATATTGCCATGTATTTTAGCTGCAATACAATGGAAATTTATTCtgaatattttaaatttgatgattatccaAATTTGAAATCCTGGTATCAACGAGTTGCAGAAGCATTGAAACAATACGATACAGAAGGAGAAATTCCAAAAgcaattgaaatgatcaaGCAATTTGCTCAACAACGAATGGCCGAATCTGCTAAACAGTAA
- the LOC124492027 gene encoding uncharacterized protein LOC124492027: MIDDQQEINNNSLNLSKHSNEIVLSQPPPTTTASSTSTYDETVSNPQSMPIILQIDSSHHLDDETVLNDWIELSDENVRIKKLYEKLRCEYNDLEFRYESLMTEKSTLNQLLQQQTEQLWDVKKSLNKSIDLNEYERVRQDLEHSNDECRELVVKNKILRRNLDGKESELQRLQTIADDLGEQNAVLREQIMVNGENREMTTKLLCDIESMQTKMNEYLISITDLSDENQELRRLLDEQYNHRVHDLNKNLNRSSTTLTSHCPSYTEVMGTPPQSSLQNNAVQFRSNYPLFSDSQINNGANEKFSIDNMCSYSNLNLNQLLPRSSFDFKQQHRSSSTRVETMADVIIDDLGQQMDQMKSEIARLENENEKFRAELEQRQQPIDSDNNDEEMDKRSESNDYTKPQPMVVLAHSPLTEDRSAQTDPIPLTIESRKFIRCPLDHTHNGMNIDNVEQNNGAKQNHRRHRFLAIASLVKSKSSHHHHHYHSNHLHPIIKQQSTIINSSTTTVSLIKSRKQQQQQKKKRKRRLFCLF, from the exons ATGATTGACGATCAACAggaaatcaataataatagcctAAATTTATCGAAACATTCGAACGAAATAGTATTatcacaaccaccaccaacaacaacagcatcatcgacatcaacATACGATGAAACTGTTTCGAATCCACAATCTATGCCTATTATACTTCAGATTGATTCTAgtcatcatcttgatgatgaaaccgTACTAAACGATTGGATCGAGCTATCCGATGAGAAtgttcgaataaaaaaactaTATGAAAAACTTCGTTGTGAATACAATGATCTTGAATTTCGTTATGAGTCTCTTATGACCGAAAAATCTACACTCAATCAACtattgcaacaacaaactgAACAATTATGGgatgtgaaaaaatcattaaataaatcaatcgatttaaatgaatatgaaCGTGTACGACAAGATTTGGAACattccaatgatgaatgtcgTGAACTCGTtgtaaagaataaaattcttcGTCGTAATTTAGATGGAAAAGAATCAGAATTACAACGATTACAGACGATTGCTGATGATCTTGGGGAACAGAATGCTGTTCTTCGTGAGCAGATTATGGTTAACGGTGAAAATCGTGAAATGACCACCAAATTATTGTGTGATATCGAATCAATGCAGAccaagatgaatgaatatttg attTCAATCACTGATCTaagtgatgaaaatcaagaatTACGCCGTCTATTGGATGAACAATATAATCATCGTGTCCATGACCTGAATAAAAATctcaatcgatcatcaacaacttTAACTAGTCATTGTCCATCCTATACGGAAGTGATGGGTACACCACCACAGTCATCACTACAGAATAATGCTGTACAATTTCGGTCTAATTATCCGTTGTTTAGTGATtcacaaataaataatggtgccaatgaaaaattcagcATCGATAACATGTGttcatattcaaatttgaatcttaatcaattattacctcgatcatcatttgatttcaaacaacaacaccgatcatcatctacaaGAGTTGAAACAATGGCTGATGTTATAATTGATGATCTGGGACAACAAATGGACCAGATGAAATCCGAAATCGCTCGTCTAgaaaatgagaatgaaaaatttcgagCTGAGCTtgaacaacgacaacagccGATTGATAGTGACAATAACGACGAAGAAATGGACAAACGAAGTGAATCGAACGATTATACGAAACCACAGCCTATGGTTGTGTTAGCTCATTCTCCGCTAACTGAAGATCGATCGGCACAAACCGATCCGATCCCATTGACGATAGAAAGTAGAAAATTTATTCG ATGTCCGTTGGATCATACTCACAATGGAatgaatattgataatgttgaacaaaataatggtgccaaacaaaatcatcgacGGCATCGATTTTTGGCAATTGCTTCTTTGGTTAAATCAAAAtctagccatcatcatcatcattaccattctaatcatcttcatccgataatcaaacaacaatcgaccataataaattcatcaactACAACAGTTTCATTGATTAAAtcacgaaaacaacaacaacaacaaaagaaaaaaaggaaacgACGATTATTTTGTCTATTTTGA